ggggggggggggtccggggCCTCCccgatttttttaataaaaagattGATTCAAAGTGGTGCATTTTCGACTGAAATACTTGTTCcttcttcctttcatttataaTCGCCACACCCTTCATAGGTTCGGGtgtggataaaaaaaaaaaagaagagcgGGGGATTGGgttccaccccccccccccctaaatccgccactgcatatTACACAAGGCTCATTGAAAACGTGTTATATATCGTGTATACTGAACTCCTCTGACATAttacgtatatacatgtatatgtgcaCCGGTGTTACACAGAGGTCATCAATCACTTCCGTGGCCTGTGTCGACACGGGTGTGTGGTGAACTCTTTGACTTCAGTATGTCCGAAGGTCAGTTAATTAGATTGGTCCTAGAGTATTAGTAGGAAACTAGGGGCTTATCATCACAGTCACTGCTTAATTCTATATCCTGTTATGAAAATAATCATGATTAACTCCTTCGATTGATAAACCTCGAACTGACCAGGGTATGATGTAATTGTTAGGATTAATTCAGGATATGACACTTATCCCTGTTAAACCGACAAGGCCGCAGTAACacgtatatttttttttatggatgCTCAGATAACAATTTATACATTTGTACTAATTTACAAATTCTATTCCAAgaagttttaaattttatttctaatttttgTACTGAATATTATACCAGAGAACAATCATGTGTTTAAAATCAATTATGTTCTACATGAATTTTAGACAAGATTCGTCTTATCTGCAGATGACAATTCAGTTAACACGATGAAAGTCTCATTTCTCAGGTTTTCTATATATACCTGTTGCACACTTTTGAATATGTCGCGCAGAGGTCATAGAAATGACATACTAGTGTTTATGCAAAGATACGGTGGGTAAAGCAGGACGGCGTGTTAGTGCACgatatacacgtgtatatatatcaacatgCTCAATCTACAGCACTAGACAATCTTCAGGTTCGAGGTCTGAAAATAATTCAACGTATTAGAATTGCCGTATAGATTTATCATTCGAGAAGACAAAAACCGAGGCATGTTGATGATCCCTGCGGGATTGTTTGGCGCGGTCTTTACCAGGGGCGCACTCGAGATGATTAGAAGATACTTATTGTTTTGGTCTTTCACTGCACGCTAACGTATTTCAGCGAAAATACATTACCTACCCTCAACAGAATACAGATAGGATCACTGATCTCACCTGTTAAAACACCtttgttgaattttaatttttatccaAACACGACCTAGCAATATTGTTTATGAGACCTTTTTGTTTACAAGCAGactagtttttttcttcttttcttttggAATCGCTAAGACCCACTGTTAGTGGAATTTCTTCCATGGAGAGTCGTGGAATGAATTATGAATCAACCTAAATATTACCTACTGCGTGAGATGACAGGATCTTTTGAACACGAAAGGTCGCCATTTATTAATATTGGACGTTAATATTGGCTTTAAGATATGTATCGCCTGGATCCAGATTTTAGGAGACCGATATTTCGATATTTTACCGGACTTCGCTTACCGGTTGTAAGGTAATGTGCACGTTGGGATTCATCATACTGAAACACATTTACGACTTTTAATTAGGGAGGGCATTGTCTTTAAAGGTCATGCTATATCAGCTGTATAGTGACTTGATGGAGTAATTTACAACAATATGTTCTTTAACATGTCAATTTTTAAGTTGAAACTTTTTAAATGTGATAAAAAAATTCTTCGgtaatcttttaaaagatagaTAAAGTAACTCTATAATATAGGTATGACCCCGAGCGTGACCATGTTTAATTGTGGCACATTTGACCTTGAGGAATGGCGGTGACATTCATCAGTCATAGAAAGCGTTAACATTGACGGTTACGTTATCTCTATGttgtatactacatgtagtagtttAAACGATATGGTCAATGATAAGGTTGCTAACAGACAAACAAACGGACCGAAAACAGCATGCTGCTCGCTTTTTGATCAAGACGGCATTTAACACGCACTTTTTGAGACGCTGTACCAAGCATAGCTATGGCAATGTAAATTCTTGACCGTTGTACGTCATGCAGCTTCTATCTTGACCTTTCACTCCAACAATCAGAAGTATTTtgtaaagttaaaaaaaattctgaacaaGAATGGGTTGTCAAGGGGCAAACAGATAAAAGTACCACTCGGCGTGTCTTTAATCTTGGAGTCAGAAATATGATTCTAGTGGTCTATAGCGCGAACAGCATGAACCATAATGAATGCCGAAGACTTTGTCAAATCAGAGGTCTGTTTCATTTCGAATCATTTTCAAATGGACGAAATTACAATAAGCTTTAGGGTTCAATGCAGCGGAGTCGCGTATCTTATGGAACTCTGGGCCTCATATTTTGATGCAATTATTTACTCAAGTGATCGACGGAAATTTACGAGAAGTTGCAGGTCTTTTATGATAAAAGGTCATAGGTCTCATAGCATCACCCATTCATTCATTTCTATCGTTCCAATCTATGTTTCAATTAAACCTCATTGAAAGTCTCTAAGATGTACTACAAGTTAAACGTCAAATTAAGGAAATCCGATCCGATTACTGCTAATTGATTTCAGGCTTTCGATTCTACGCAACCATATTTTCTGaatatacaatttatcaaatgaattttaCCTCAGGTAGATCAACTGTCGAAAGCGTTATTCAGAGAAGCTTTAAATTCCGGCGGACAATGGGTCGATCCGACTTTAGGGTTTGGTCATGTGATTACCGAACTCTTTTCTTTAGTGAAATATATTTGATGTTTCTCTTCAATATCCATTTAAACTATGATTTATACTTTCATTAATATTCAGAACTAATTATGGGTATTATTAATCAGTAACCCCGGTACCATACAAGATGGTTCGTGTGACGTAGAGAATCTTGGACGTGGTTATATATAAATTTCGGATATTCAAAACAATGTTCTGGAAGAAACAACAAAGTACTTTTGAAAGGTGAAAATGAGCATACGATTTAAATGATTGATCATGTTGAGGTATGTTGTTTGATTAAtctaatcattattttaatcAATGGAAACTAGGTAtagattttaataaaattcGAAATTAGAATTCCAGAAGGATATGAAACGCTAATTAACGCGCAACATCGCCTTATATAATGTTTTGCAAATGcataaacaatatttgaatctttatttttaattagtatatgtaaatattaatttttttcttaattatttgaAAACGTGCCTGTTTTAGAATTTTAGAGTGAGAGAAAGAGAAACTTCTGATCTTTCCACGATTTCTGGTTATAAGTGTTCATGTTTTAATTACGTGTGCTATGTTCGAGTAAATATTTCTGAATAAATGCTGACGAGCAATCTCccaaagaaaataataaatgtttACTCTCATTCGTATAGTTCGATTATTTCAAAAATGCGACAATAAATGTTCACACAACAGATCAGAAACCGGAGTAGTGATGCCTGACTATACAAATGACATGCATAATCCAAACTGGCTAAAGTCAAAAGTAAAACTTACTTTACGCgatcatttcaaacacaaatgGAATTCTGACATTAACGATGTCAAAAACTACGAGCTATAGAATGTACAAGGTTGAACTAAAATtcgaagaaaaatatttcagtatccTACCTAGAAAAGATGCTAGAATGTTTAGTACTTATCAAATTACATATGAAGTATTATTTTGCCTTGGGCAAGAATCTCCCTCTTTCTTTAGATAAAACACTTCACATGATTACCTGCTATATTTCAATAGACGGTCAGTAGCAAAGATAAAGACAGCAGATTTGTAAGAAATCATAAATTGTGTGTTTTGGTATAGTCCCctacaaaagaaaaatgttattGGGTTTGTTACCGATTGTCGACagcaaaaaaaaatatcggGTTAATCAAACCCCATAAACGGCCAAACAAAGACGAGGCTTGATCAACCcgatatatattgtatttctcTAGACGGTCGGTAtcaaaatcaatgattaaaatatcttaattttaGAGCCTCACTTACAAATGCAATCTTTAACCtgaatttatttacatgtaaaaaattaCAGATTTGTATTTACTTTTATTTGCATATGTTTACAAATACTGACCAATTGTCATATATGTGCAAAAATATATCTCTATAAATATTGTGCATAGATTTAAGTAATTTTCATATCTTGTTACATGATTTAAAGTATCAAATAGAATTGCACCTATCTTTTCAGGTTACAAGGATTGACTTTAAACGGTGGTTCCTCAACAGAGATTGGAAAGCACTTAAGCGCCAGCGAGAGAGCTCTGTTGGAATCAAATGACGAGGCCGAGAAATTAAGGGCCAGTTTCGCTAATCTTACAACCACCTCACTGGGACCTCATACCTCGCAACAGTTTAATGATGTCCGGTTCTTCGCCGAGTTAGTGAAACCTATGCAATACAGACTCAAATTGaataaaaggaaagaaaaagTTATCTTCCCTTCGAAATACGGTTATCACCCTCGTTCGTATTCGCCGACATTCAAGCGACTGATACAAGCCACTGAAAAACTAGAAATTATTGCAAAGGAAGAGGCAGAAGAGGAACTCAGAATAAAAGGTGAACTAGAACGTCGTCATACAATTCATTCTTCACAAGGTTTTGAAAGTACTGCAAAACGTGAAGTGAGAAGGTATGGTACTTATAAACTAAGTGTGCACGAACCTTTCAGTAGGACCAACGTCAGTGAAGTATCTACTCCCAAAGTAGAACCGATGTTTCAACCAATCACAAAAGGACTACAAATTCCTCAGGAATATCCGCCAAAGGAGTCTATCATGGAGGAAGGGATAGAAGAGGACGAACAGGATGAGGAAGAGGATTATAATTCAGAGGATGAAAACACCTCCGAGGCGTACTTCAAAGTGGACTTTCGGGTGAACGATGACGCACAAGCGCAACTTCATCTGTTTTTGCCAAAAATCAACGATGTTGACAACGAATCAAGGATCGCTCGGTATGGATCAGGATCGGTGAAAAATGACGTGAAAAAGTCAGGAAAGCTACCGAACATATCAAACTCTCAAACATCCGGCTCAAACAGGAACGTCAATGTGCGCAGAAGCAGAAGACCAGATGCTACACGGAAAAAGAAACGGAAGTTGGAAAGGATCCGGTCCGCCGCGGACAATGACCATCGACGAGTCAGAGATCATTTGAACGATGTTGCTACGATGATGTCAATTGAACGAGACTTTCACAGCAAAAAGCATGATCATGATTCCTTATGTGCATTTGAGAACTGCCCCTATCATATGATACAGAACAATGATATACCAGTCAGCTGatagtttacatgtatgtgcatggCAAAGATACAATATGTTTCGTAATATCcactatatatatttgaaatgtaatttatttaataaataacGTCAAGTATTATTACGCAAATAATATCAAATCATTGTGAGAGGCATTTGCTTTCACTTTTGCGTTCATGATAATTGTCAAgtgttaaattgttaaaatttctTTATACTCAGTTTTACGAATGTCAAATATTAATGTATTATGCAAAACAATCTGAAAAATATTATCATATCATACCGGTCGACAtggaatgcttacttctcctaggcacctgatcccacctttggtatatccagggaccgtgtttgccaaactctctattttgtattgcttataggagttatgagattgatcattgttcgttatcttcaactttcatcaAAAGTAagggaaaagaaataaaaattaaatcattcttgtgtttgaaatgcaacaaatacaacaaaaatatttcttagaTCTATTATAAACAAGGACTAGATCTTGCTTATTACACTTAGTGCACTAGTCCCGAGTTCACACTCATTCTAGATTACATTTCTAAGAAACAACAATGATTTAGCATGATAGGGAAATCCCTGATAAATGTATGAACATGATTTCATGGAATATCCGCAAAAACGACACACCTGAGACATACGTAACTACAAAACGCAATGAACGATATCCCCACGGTCgaggtagctcagtggtagagcgtccCCTTCGTagccgggaggtcgtgagtacGAGCCCAACTcgtgctattattattattatttatttatattagaATTCCTAGTAAATTTGTATTGAAATATGGATTATTGTGTGATAGATGGGTTTATAAATACAGCACttcttttatattcatatgtcgattcgatatatcttggtgaagtcgaaataaaagacaccacagagtcgtccacttctgtttcatacttagatattctgttgaaagtagatattgacGGCAAATcaacaactcagctttatggcagacgggatgatttcagcttctccatcgtcaacttcccatatctatgtagcaatattccattatcacctgcgtatggtgtttatatctctcaactgagcttgttctgcgtatggtcagtttttgaatcgagacaggctactgacaaatacgttgatggtgcaggggttccaacggtctcgtttaaagtcagcattttgcacattctatggtcgttataacgatctagttcgtcaatacaacctcgcattgggtcaaatgctgtctgacgtgtttcataccgatttgttaggccgttcttggcacactgattttgactacggataactccgtttacctgatcttTTGAATCCAACATACATTTGTATGAGGCTTTTGTTTTTTATCACACTCGGTATCCTAGCGAATATTGACTTCGAATTTTTCAAATGTAAGAAACAAAAACAGCTGGAAAAATAAAAACTGGCGCCGACTATGATGGTCGTTTGAA
Above is a genomic segment from Ostrea edulis chromosome 3, xbOstEdul1.1, whole genome shotgun sequence containing:
- the LOC125673162 gene encoding uncharacterized protein LOC125673162 isoform X1, yielding MSLAFDTFGPIRRLNRQATTVDVFGNSFAAPLRRHHSSFDLLQLTGDSKDGKAPTSSRSVDGVVMGVVKRKSFQPPGNPPDFNSRPESENSEDDKTEFQSMRKFPVLGPTRQQAEFYFKQRNKELQGLTLNGGSSTEIGKHLSASERALLESNDEAEKLRASFANLTTTSLGPHTSQQFNDVRFFAELVKPMQYRLKLNKRKEKVIFPSKYGYHPRSYSPTFKRLIQATEKLEIIAKEEAEEELRIKGELERRHTIHSSQGFESTAKREVRRYGTYKLSVHEPFSRTNVSEVSTPKVEPMFQPITKGLQIPQEYPPKESIMEEGIEEDEQDEEEDYNSEDENTSEAYFKVDFRVNDDAQAQLHLFLPKINDVDNESRIARYGSGSVKNDVKKSGKLPNISNSQTSGSNRNVNVRRSRRPDATRKKKRKLERIRSAADNDHRRVRDHLNDVATMMSIERDFHSKKHDHDSLCAFENCPYHMIQNNDIPVS
- the LOC125673162 gene encoding uncharacterized protein LOC125673162 isoform X2, whose amino-acid sequence is MSLLMVHPELSRQFVRKPGPNFTKRPRKNARLQGLTLNGGSSTEIGKHLSASERALLESNDEAEKLRASFANLTTTSLGPHTSQQFNDVRFFAELVKPMQYRLKLNKRKEKVIFPSKYGYHPRSYSPTFKRLIQATEKLEIIAKEEAEEELRIKGELERRHTIHSSQGFESTAKREVRRYGTYKLSVHEPFSRTNVSEVSTPKVEPMFQPITKGLQIPQEYPPKESIMEEGIEEDEQDEEEDYNSEDENTSEAYFKVDFRVNDDAQAQLHLFLPKINDVDNESRIARYGSGSVKNDVKKSGKLPNISNSQTSGSNRNVNVRRSRRPDATRKKKRKLERIRSAADNDHRRVRDHLNDVATMMSIERDFHSKKHDHDSLCAFENCPYHMIQNNDIPVS